The proteins below are encoded in one region of Sphingobium yanoikuyae:
- a CDS encoding GDSL-type esterase/lipase family protein translates to MTGEITRRAIMGMAAALPLGTAMPAMAQDCRVENDAERRLHSDFAWLDRYAADNRVLIDSGTQTGIVFIGDSITQGWKDKRPAFFTPGRVNRGISGQTTPQMLLRMMADVIALKPRAVHIMAGTNDIAGNSGPMTQAMSRDNLAAMTTLARAHDVQVLLSAIPPAASFPWRPGLDTRTPIASLNRWLKSHAEQGGATWIDYHAVLDDGSGGMKPGLAKDGVHPTEAGYELMERLIAPVLAAQQL, encoded by the coding sequence ATGACGGGTGAAATCACGCGGCGCGCAATCATGGGCATGGCGGCGGCGCTGCCGCTGGGGACGGCGATGCCGGCCATGGCGCAGGATTGTCGGGTGGAAAATGACGCAGAAAGGCGGCTGCACAGCGATTTCGCCTGGCTGGATCGCTACGCCGCCGACAATCGCGTGCTGATCGACAGCGGTACGCAAACCGGTATCGTCTTCATCGGCGACAGCATCACTCAAGGGTGGAAGGACAAGCGACCGGCCTTCTTCACGCCCGGCCGGGTCAATCGCGGCATTAGCGGGCAGACCACGCCGCAGATGCTGTTGCGGATGATGGCGGATGTCATCGCGCTGAAGCCGCGCGCGGTGCATATCATGGCCGGGACCAACGACATTGCTGGCAATAGCGGGCCCATGACCCAAGCGATGAGCCGGGACAATCTGGCCGCCATGACAACGCTTGCCCGCGCGCACGATGTGCAGGTGCTGCTGAGCGCGATTCCGCCAGCGGCCAGCTTTCCCTGGCGGCCAGGCCTGGACACGCGCACGCCAATCGCCTCGCTCAATCGCTGGCTCAAAAGTCATGCGGAGCAGGGCGGTGCGACCTGGATCGACTATCATGCCGTCCTGGATGACGGCTCCGGCGGCATGAAGCCGGGGCTGGCGAAAGACGGCGTCCACCCCACCGAGGCGGGCTATGAGTTGATGGAGCGTCTGATCGCTCCGGTCCTTGCCGCCCAGCAGCTTTGA
- a CDS encoding carboxylesterase/lipase family protein, which translates to MKRHLALFLAPLLLAAAAPPQVAVTGGVIEGIAGASDDPLLFRGIPFAAAPVGALRWRAPQPVTPWRGVRMATTRVPACLQNDYGWNRSDHVAGSEDCLTLDVATPGLAGHRPVMVWIHGGSNRAGSAGDTVKAALALRGIVLVAIQYRLGIFGFLSHRALSAEAHGASGNYGLMDQIVALRWVQDNIARFGGDPANVTIFGESAGAQDVGLLLAAPTARRLFARAILQSGTPNFGLPTRPLDRALRIGDQLDALLGSGGNAGLLRGASSAAVLAADLRLHDERLESDDFLWLRPTIDGAVLPDDPRSLLRQGPARPVIIGSNRAEFGLPGGRAHRDANVDAAFGAHAGKARAFYRLDEPDPTPDPRLGDRDLRIATDILFRCPSGRLADLLAESGWPVWRYEFDLAPDGGRSFHGADIDYVMADQPIGLALSMQDYWLAFAYSGVPAPADKPAWPRYAPGRRHVTFDARGVTPETSLAAIPCDWMDRI; encoded by the coding sequence ATGAAGCGGCATTTAGCCCTCTTCCTTGCGCCGCTGTTGCTGGCGGCGGCCGCGCCGCCGCAGGTGGCGGTGACCGGCGGCGTGATCGAGGGGATCGCAGGCGCATCGGATGATCCGCTGCTGTTTCGCGGCATCCCCTTTGCCGCTGCGCCGGTGGGGGCATTGCGCTGGCGGGCGCCGCAGCCGGTCACGCCCTGGCGCGGCGTGCGCATGGCCACCACGCGGGTGCCGGCATGCCTGCAGAATGATTATGGCTGGAACCGAAGCGATCATGTCGCGGGGAGCGAGGATTGCCTGACGCTGGACGTGGCGACCCCCGGGCTGGCTGGACATCGTCCGGTCATGGTCTGGATCCATGGTGGCAGCAACCGGGCCGGATCGGCAGGCGACACGGTCAAGGCGGCGCTGGCGCTACGCGGCATCGTGCTGGTCGCAATCCAGTATCGGCTAGGTATTTTCGGCTTTCTGAGCCATCGTGCTCTGTCGGCGGAAGCGCATGGCGCCAGCGGCAATTATGGGCTGATGGACCAGATTGTAGCGCTGCGCTGGGTACAGGACAATATTGCGCGTTTCGGTGGCGATCCCGCCAATGTCACCATTTTCGGCGAATCCGCCGGCGCCCAGGATGTCGGCCTGCTGCTGGCAGCGCCTACGGCCCGCCGGCTATTCGCCCGTGCCATCCTGCAAAGCGGAACCCCCAATTTCGGATTGCCCACCCGTCCGCTCGATCGCGCCTTGCGCATCGGCGATCAGCTTGACGCGCTGCTTGGCAGTGGCGGCAATGCCGGGCTGCTGCGTGGGGCATCGTCGGCCGCCGTGCTGGCAGCGGACCTGCGCCTGCATGACGAGCGACTGGAAAGTGATGATTTCCTGTGGCTGCGGCCGACTATCGACGGCGCCGTGCTGCCGGATGATCCGCGCAGTCTGTTACGGCAGGGGCCGGCGCGACCGGTCATCATCGGGTCCAATCGTGCCGAGTTCGGCTTGCCCGGCGGTCGCGCCCATCGCGACGCCAATGTCGATGCCGCTTTTGGCGCCCATGCCGGCAAGGCGCGCGCCTTCTATCGGCTCGACGAACCTGATCCCACCCCCGACCCGCGGCTGGGCGATCGAGACCTGCGGATCGCGACCGACATTCTCTTTCGCTGTCCTTCGGGTCGCTTGGCTGATCTTCTGGCGGAATCCGGCTGGCCGGTATGGCGCTATGAATTCGATCTGGCACCCGATGGTGGGCGCAGCTTCCATGGCGCTGATATAGACTATGTAATGGCAGACCAGCCGATAGGCTTGGCACTCTCGATGCAGGATTATTGGCTGGCCTTTGCCTACAGCGGCGTGCCCGCGCCGGCCGACAAGCCCGCGTGGCCCCGCTATGCGCCAGGCCGCCGCCATGTGACCTTCGATGCGCGCGGCGTTACGCCCGAGACATCGCTGGCGGCAATTCCGTGCGATTGGATGGATCGGATATGA
- a CDS encoding ROK family transcriptional regulator yields the protein MPQNKIRLSGTNLERAADHNQRVTLHAIRVKGPLTRVDLAHITGLTPPAIANITKKLLSEGLIEEAGQKRGGRGQPATKLVINKTACYAIGVNIDRDHVTIVLVDFAGQTLARVSREIPFPSPEDVQSLYLRSIDNLIQEAGIDASALVGIGVAKPDDMGLVDLPGRPRDYDRWEDTDIAALFERPIALPIFIENDAAAAATGELQLGHGQKHPSFFYILITSGLGGSLVLDSTYFPGADGRSGEIGFLMVDDGAGGRDQLQNIVSLSGLTVELASAGMTLGDLFSHRASDPALTAIVERWIDRSVERLVDPLIAVNCLLNPGTILIGGRLPGPWVDQIALRLNRQLRQRAPHVPVLAPVSRAFLAEDAPAVGAAILPFSHFHLPKPTALWTTDVVEGAAT from the coding sequence ATGCCACAAAATAAGATCCGGCTTTCAGGAACCAATCTGGAACGGGCCGCCGACCATAATCAGCGGGTTACCTTGCATGCCATCCGCGTGAAAGGGCCGCTGACCCGCGTCGATCTCGCCCATATCACTGGCCTGACCCCGCCCGCGATCGCCAACATCACGAAAAAGCTGCTCAGCGAGGGGCTGATCGAGGAAGCCGGCCAGAAGCGTGGCGGCCGGGGGCAGCCGGCCACCAAGCTGGTGATCAACAAGACCGCCTGCTATGCCATCGGCGTCAATATCGACCGCGACCATGTCACCATCGTGCTGGTGGACTTTGCCGGCCAGACCCTGGCGCGGGTCTCGCGGGAAATCCCCTTTCCATCGCCCGAGGATGTCCAGTCCCTCTATCTCCGCTCGATCGACAATCTGATCCAGGAAGCCGGCATCGATGCCAGCGCACTGGTTGGCATCGGCGTGGCCAAGCCCGACGACATGGGACTGGTTGACCTGCCCGGCCGTCCAAGAGATTATGACCGGTGGGAAGACACCGACATCGCCGCCCTGTTCGAACGGCCGATCGCGCTGCCGATCTTCATCGAAAATGATGCCGCCGCCGCCGCGACCGGCGAGTTGCAACTGGGCCATGGGCAGAAGCATCCCAGCTTCTTCTACATCCTCATCACCTCGGGCCTGGGCGGCAGCCTGGTGCTCGACAGCACCTATTTCCCCGGCGCTGATGGCCGCAGCGGCGAAATCGGCTTTCTGATGGTCGATGACGGAGCGGGTGGACGCGACCAGTTGCAGAATATCGTGTCGCTGTCCGGTCTGACGGTCGAACTGGCCAGCGCCGGCATGACGCTGGGCGACCTGTTTTCGCACCGCGCATCCGATCCGGCATTGACAGCCATTGTCGAACGGTGGATCGATCGATCGGTCGAGCGGCTGGTCGATCCGTTGATCGCAGTCAACTGCCTCCTCAATCCCGGCACGATCCTGATCGGCGGCCGCCTCCCCGGCCCCTGGGTCGATCAGATCGCCCTGCGCCTCAATCGGCAATTGCGCCAGCGGGCGCCCCATGTCCCGGTCCTGGCACCGGTCAGCCGTGCCTTCCTGGCCGAAGACGCGCCGGCCGTGGGCGCCGCGATCCTGCCTTTCAGCCATTTTCATCTGCCCAAGCCGACCGCACTCTGGACCACCGATGTGGTGGAGGGCGCGGCCACATAG
- a CDS encoding sugar porter family MFS transporter has protein sequence MPVRFAASAGLAGLLFGFDTAVISGATDSLRTAFALSPTGLGLAVSAALWGTLVGATCSGRPGDRWGSRTLLIWIAAAYLLSALASAMAPSFWSFSLARFIGGLAIGGSSVLAPVYISEISPARRRGLLVGLFQFNIVAGILLAYLSNFLIAMQFPEAIAWRWKLAAAALPSLLFLILMFDLPASPRWLASKGLMVQARLAAKRLGMDSGDWPDVTPPSPGARLNWHQHARPILLALAIAAFNQLSGINAILYYINDIFAAAGFSRLSADMQAVAIGLANLGATLFAMAIIDSVGRRPLLLIGAAGTCLALSGVAAIYATGSGAVLLLPLLILFIVSFAVSQGAVIWVYLSEIFPTPVRARGQALGSATHWVLNALISFAFPVIAAWSHAWPFAIFAAATAAQLLVVWFFFPETRGVALEDIDLATGLSRTPHPH, from the coding sequence ATGCCCGTGCGTTTTGCGGCTTCGGCCGGCCTTGCCGGGCTATTGTTCGGTTTTGACACGGCCGTCATTTCCGGCGCCACCGATTCGCTGCGGACAGCCTTTGCCCTGTCACCGACAGGCCTGGGCCTTGCCGTTTCCGCCGCCCTGTGGGGGACGCTGGTGGGGGCTACCTGTTCCGGGCGCCCCGGCGATCGCTGGGGCAGCCGCACTCTGCTGATCTGGATCGCGGCGGCCTACCTCCTCTCCGCCCTTGCCTCCGCCATGGCCCCCAGCTTCTGGTCCTTTTCCCTCGCCCGTTTCATCGGAGGCCTCGCAATAGGCGGCTCCTCCGTACTGGCGCCGGTCTACATATCGGAAATCAGCCCGGCCCGGCGACGCGGCCTGCTGGTTGGCCTTTTCCAGTTCAATATCGTGGCCGGGATCCTGCTCGCCTATCTCAGCAATTTCCTGATCGCCATGCAGTTTCCTGAAGCGATCGCCTGGCGCTGGAAACTGGCAGCTGCCGCCCTGCCATCACTGTTGTTCCTGATCCTGATGTTCGACCTGCCAGCCAGCCCGCGCTGGCTGGCCAGCAAGGGCCTTATGGTCCAGGCTCGGCTGGCGGCAAAGCGACTGGGCATGGACAGCGGCGACTGGCCCGATGTCACGCCGCCCTCGCCTGGCGCGCGCCTCAACTGGCATCAGCATGCCCGGCCGATCCTGCTGGCGCTGGCAATCGCAGCTTTCAACCAGTTGTCGGGGATCAATGCGATCCTTTATTATATCAATGATATATTTGCAGCGGCCGGGTTCAGCCGCCTGTCCGCCGACATGCAGGCAGTGGCCATCGGGCTCGCCAATCTTGGCGCCACCCTGTTTGCCATGGCGATCATCGATTCGGTCGGACGACGACCGCTGCTGCTCATTGGCGCAGCCGGCACCTGCCTGGCGCTGAGCGGCGTTGCCGCCATTTATGCCACCGGCAGCGGGGCCGTGTTGCTGCTGCCACTGCTGATCCTTTTCATTGTCAGTTTCGCCGTCTCGCAGGGGGCAGTGATCTGGGTCTATCTCTCCGAAATATTTCCCACCCCGGTCCGCGCCCGTGGGCAGGCCCTGGGCAGCGCCACCCATTGGGTACTCAACGCACTCATTTCCTTCGCCTTCCCCGTCATCGCCGCGTGGAGCCATGCCTGGCCATTTGCGATCTTCGCTGCTGCGACGGCTGCGCAGCTGCTTGTGGTCTGGTTCTTCTTTCCCGAAACCCGTGGCGTCGCGCTGGAGGATATTGACCTTGCAACAGGCCTGTCACGCACTCCGCACCCTCATTAA
- a CDS encoding class I mannose-6-phosphate isomerase gives MKLVANFVEKPWGRHDLPDWAAVPANLKDPIGELWFTPPDGAHLPLLVKYLFTSERLSVQVHPDDVQARARGLAGGKSECWYIIDAQPGATLGIGVRRPLDPQQLRDAALDGSIEREMIWHPVAPGDFFFIPAGTVHAVGAGIMLVEIQQNVDVTYRLYDYGRPRELHLADGTAVSRALPYDMAQAVRASQGGAVERILARCPIFTVLRATDADGLRARLGQQPVWIIPLAGFATADGDSAGVGECLYLDSPASLCLSADAMVLAAVEGAL, from the coding sequence ATGAAGCTCGTCGCGAATTTTGTCGAAAAGCCTTGGGGGCGCCATGACCTGCCGGACTGGGCGGCGGTGCCAGCGAACCTGAAAGACCCGATCGGTGAACTCTGGTTCACGCCGCCCGATGGCGCGCATCTGCCGTTGCTGGTCAAATATCTCTTCACCAGCGAGCGCCTGTCGGTCCAGGTTCATCCCGATGATGTGCAGGCGCGGGCGCGGGGACTGGCCGGCGGCAAGAGTGAATGCTGGTACATCATCGATGCACAGCCCGGCGCGACGCTTGGCATCGGCGTGCGGCGGCCACTCGATCCGCAGCAATTGCGTGACGCCGCGCTGGATGGATCGATCGAACGGGAAATGATATGGCATCCGGTCGCACCGGGCGACTTCTTCTTCATTCCCGCCGGCACCGTCCATGCGGTGGGAGCGGGGATCATGCTGGTCGAAATTCAGCAGAATGTCGACGTGACCTATCGCCTCTATGATTATGGTCGCCCGCGCGAACTGCATCTGGCGGATGGCACAGCGGTGTCGCGCGCCTTGCCCTATGACATGGCCCAGGCGGTGCGGGCGTCACAGGGGGGGGCGGTCGAGCGCATACTGGCTCGCTGCCCGATCTTCACCGTGCTGCGGGCGACCGATGCCGACGGGCTGCGCGCACGACTGGGGCAGCAGCCGGTCTGGATCATCCCGCTGGCCGGCTTCGCCACGGCCGACGGCGACAGCGCGGGCGTGGGCGAATGCCTCTATCTCGACAGCCCGGCATCCCTGTGCCTGTCCGCCGATGCTATGGTCCTGGCTGCCGTAGAAGGGGCGTTGTGA
- a CDS encoding glycoside hydrolase family 97 protein encodes MRGRRALPLLALPLFTLGYALPAAAQSRVVASPDGHNRISLTLDAQGQPLWSVDRDGHRLVDPSPLGLTLDDGPLATNLALTASQASSGEDRYPIVAGKAASAADRYRALRVELTQKDGANRALTVELRAYDDGVAFRTILPVQPQIAVSVIREERTEFRVAADSRCWGFNIGSFGKSHEGEYEPVEPAKVRPHNLFDLPMLCESGGKALAITEAGLSDYAGLYLTGRGDGGPGFAARLSPALDDPRVAVRGKVGAPLASPWRLVMLADRAGDLAASTLVTSLAEPSRVAQTDWIRPGLSAWDWWNGPSLKGVDKAGTNTATAKAYIDFAAANGLPYSLIDEGWYQGAGGGGDVRPGADVMHWTPDIDLPGLIDYAGRKGVRLWLWFNWRALDADMEAALAQYARMGIAGIKVDFMDRDDQAMVAWYHRLLEVAARHKLMVNLHGAYVPRGLTRTYPNFLTQEGVMGAEYNKWSRRITADHNVMLAYTRGLLGPMDYTPGGFNNVAPADFAIRNDLPFVQTTRAHGLALYVVYESPFACVSDSPDSYAASPAGLDVIRMLPTSWDETRFLAGDVGDYVAIARRKGRRWYVGILNNSQARHVELPIGKLGSSFRMTMWQDGERPRDIVQTSRPADGSISISLAASGGAVLILDP; translated from the coding sequence ATGCGGGGACGTCGGGCGTTGCCTTTGCTGGCACTACCCTTGTTCACACTGGGCTATGCACTGCCGGCCGCCGCCCAGTCGCGGGTCGTTGCGTCGCCCGACGGGCATAACCGGATCAGCCTCACTCTGGATGCGCAGGGGCAGCCGCTCTGGTCGGTGGATCGGGATGGGCACCGCCTGGTCGACCCCTCGCCGCTGGGGCTGACATTGGACGACGGCCCCTTGGCGACCAATCTGGCGCTGACGGCCAGTCAGGCGTCGTCCGGGGAGGATCGCTATCCCATCGTCGCGGGCAAGGCGGCTTCCGCCGCCGATCGCTATCGCGCGCTGCGCGTGGAGCTGACACAAAAGGATGGCGCGAACCGCGCGCTGACGGTGGAACTGCGTGCCTATGATGATGGTGTGGCCTTTCGCACCATCCTGCCGGTTCAGCCGCAGATTGCCGTGTCGGTCATCCGTGAGGAGCGGACCGAATTTCGCGTCGCGGCCGACAGCCGTTGCTGGGGTTTCAACATCGGATCGTTCGGCAAGAGCCATGAGGGCGAATATGAGCCGGTCGAACCCGCCAAAGTAAGACCGCACAATCTGTTCGACCTCCCGATGCTGTGCGAAAGTGGCGGCAAGGCACTGGCCATCACTGAAGCTGGGCTGAGCGACTATGCCGGCCTTTATCTGACCGGGCGCGGCGATGGCGGCCCGGGCTTTGCGGCGCGCCTGTCACCGGCGCTCGACGATCCGAGGGTCGCGGTCCGTGGCAAGGTGGGGGCGCCGCTCGCCAGTCCCTGGCGGCTCGTCATGCTGGCGGACCGGGCGGGGGACCTGGCCGCCTCTACGCTGGTCACCAGCCTCGCCGAACCGTCGCGAGTGGCGCAGACCGACTGGATCAGGCCGGGCCTGTCGGCCTGGGACTGGTGGAACGGCCCCAGCCTGAAGGGGGTCGACAAAGCCGGCACCAACACCGCCACGGCCAAGGCCTATATTGATTTCGCCGCTGCCAATGGCCTCCCATACAGCCTGATCGACGAGGGCTGGTATCAGGGCGCGGGTGGTGGCGGCGACGTGCGCCCCGGTGCTGATGTTATGCACTGGACACCGGACATCGATTTGCCCGGCCTCATCGATTATGCTGGCCGGAAGGGGGTGCGCCTCTGGCTCTGGTTCAACTGGCGGGCGCTGGACGCGGATATGGAAGCGGCGCTCGCCCAATATGCGCGTATGGGCATTGCCGGCATCAAGGTCGACTTCATGGACCGCGACGATCAGGCGATGGTCGCCTGGTATCATCGCCTGCTGGAAGTTGCGGCGCGCCACAAGCTGATGGTCAATCTGCACGGTGCCTATGTGCCGCGCGGGCTGACGCGCACCTATCCCAATTTCCTGACCCAGGAAGGGGTGATGGGCGCGGAATATAATAAATGGAGCCGGCGGATCACCGCCGATCACAATGTGATGCTCGCCTATACGCGCGGCTTGCTGGGCCCGATGGACTATACGCCGGGGGGCTTCAACAATGTCGCGCCGGCCGACTTCGCAATCCGTAACGATCTGCCCTTCGTCCAGACGACCCGTGCTCATGGGCTTGCACTTTATGTGGTCTATGAAAGTCCTTTCGCCTGTGTGTCCGACAGTCCCGACAGCTATGCTGCCAGCCCTGCAGGACTTGATGTCATCCGTATGCTACCCACCAGCTGGGACGAGACCCGCTTCCTTGCGGGGGATGTGGGGGATTATGTCGCTATCGCCCGGCGAAAGGGCAGGCGCTGGTATGTCGGCATACTCAACAACAGCCAGGCGCGTCATGTCGAACTGCCGATCGGCAAGCTTGGATCCTCATTCAGAATGACGATGTGGCAGGATGGTGAGCGGCCGAGGGATATCGTGCAAACGAGCCGCCCTGCTGACGGTAGCATATCCATCAGCCTCGCGGCTTCTGGTGGAGCGGTATTGATATTGGATCCATGA
- a CDS encoding glycosyl hydrolase 2 galactose-binding domain-containing protein, producing MRAIIQALLGSSLIALSGMAIAQQGDSAAAPYGSGATFNAIFLEGGIGIDRAIAPGSALATAGAPLSLTAWVRPDRIAKGDIALLQLGALAGQGPQLLLRDGRPAVKMAGTVLAAPQVLVADRWTHVSATIDNGQTILYVGGRAVARGATQIPPFAPQIHVAPAQADAAHFGGALAGAGVATEPLTDAQVAAAAAARPVFDLIQFWHVGAGWEWQSRANTGLWKQQDAWTLPQGRGGYSSPVAKPASDAPALEAVASDRWRVNGWQLAAAPGVKQDGAALSLPGNPSGEWRVATVPGTVLTTLVDRGVYPDPYYGLNNMAIPESLARQDYWYRTRFILPADVAGKKLTILFNGINYAGEAWANGQRLGATIGAFTRGQFAFTAVPGENVVAVRVSPPPHPGIPHEQSIKAGVGENGGQLAIDGPTFVATEGWDWIPGIRDRNTGLWQGVELQAHGEVRILDPHVVTDLPLPRTDSADIFITVPLRNDGTASRRVTVRAAFDDVVVEKAIDLAPGAGEVRFAPTEFAALRVRNPRLWWPNGYGDPALHRLDLTASVDGAASDHRSTRFGIREVSYDLSLFDAKGALRRVNVQTTNGGLAGQKLIDVRHEAIKQSPKGWAESLTAAGEASPAVTALGAADTLPEPHLTIRVNGVKIAARGGNWGMDDAMKRISRDRLEPYFRLEKEAHMNIIRNWMGTNTEPEFYDLADEYGMMVLNDFWQSTQNFQVEPQDPQLFLANARDTVSRYRNHPSIILWFGRNEGVPYPLLNEKLDDLVFELDGTRWFTGSSNTVNLQGSGPYNYRAPEGYFTDLASGFSVETGTPSLSTLESVAASVPQADLWPLSDTLAYHDWHFSGNGDTKTFMSTLANMFGPATSFEDFERKAQMMNLETHKAMYEGFLGHLWTKNSGRLLWMTHPAWPSNAWQIHSWDYDTHGAYYGAKKAVEPVHVQLNLPGNELIALNTTRNALPGLTASVKVVSLDNRTLFSRSDRLDLPANQRVELAAVPLERLFASDPMLLVSLRLTDKAGKLLSENFYWRGKDEAAYRALDGLQQVRLGMQVGVPAQVDGEQMLTVTLANDAAVPVLNAKLTLLDARGTRILPAYYSDNYVALLPGEKRSVTIRYPASQSGVPSVTLRGWNVVPQSVAAGQ from the coding sequence ATGCGCGCAATCATTCAGGCTCTGCTGGGATCGTCCCTCATTGCGCTGAGCGGCATGGCGATCGCTCAGCAGGGGGATAGCGCCGCGGCGCCTTATGGATCGGGCGCGACCTTCAATGCGATCTTTCTGGAAGGCGGCATCGGCATCGACCGCGCGATCGCGCCGGGATCGGCCCTGGCGACGGCGGGCGCGCCGCTCAGCCTGACCGCCTGGGTCCGGCCGGATCGCATCGCGAAGGGCGACATTGCCCTGCTCCAGCTCGGCGCGCTGGCCGGGCAGGGGCCGCAATTGCTGCTCCGCGATGGCCGACCGGCGGTGAAGATGGCAGGCACTGTGCTGGCGGCACCGCAGGTTCTGGTCGCCGACCGGTGGACGCATGTCAGTGCGACGATCGATAATGGCCAGACGATACTCTATGTCGGTGGCCGCGCGGTAGCGCGCGGTGCGACCCAAATCCCCCCTTTCGCGCCCCAGATTCATGTCGCGCCTGCCCAGGCAGACGCCGCGCATTTTGGCGGCGCACTGGCCGGGGCGGGGGTTGCGACCGAACCGCTGACCGATGCGCAGGTCGCCGCCGCTGCGGCTGCGCGGCCGGTTTTCGATCTCATCCAGTTCTGGCATGTCGGGGCGGGATGGGAATGGCAGAGCCGCGCCAATACCGGCCTGTGGAAACAGCAGGATGCCTGGACCCTGCCGCAGGGCAGGGGCGGCTATTCCAGCCCGGTCGCCAAGCCCGCGTCCGATGCGCCGGCCCTGGAAGCGGTCGCGTCCGATCGCTGGCGCGTCAATGGCTGGCAACTGGCGGCGGCTCCCGGCGTAAAGCAGGATGGCGCGGCGTTGTCGCTTCCGGGCAATCCGTCGGGGGAATGGCGCGTCGCGACCGTGCCGGGCACGGTCCTGACGACATTGGTGGACCGGGGCGTCTATCCCGACCCCTATTATGGCCTCAACAATATGGCGATTCCGGAAAGCCTGGCACGACAGGATTATTGGTATCGCACTCGCTTCATCCTGCCGGCCGACGTGGCAGGCAAGAAGCTCACCATCCTCTTCAACGGCATTAATTATGCGGGCGAGGCCTGGGCCAATGGCCAGCGTCTGGGCGCGACGATCGGCGCCTTCACGCGCGGGCAGTTCGCTTTCACAGCTGTTCCGGGCGAAAATGTCGTGGCGGTCCGTGTGTCGCCACCGCCTCATCCCGGCATTCCACACGAGCAGTCGATCAAGGCGGGCGTCGGCGAAAATGGCGGCCAGCTCGCGATCGACGGGCCGACCTTTGTCGCGACCGAGGGCTGGGACTGGATTCCGGGTATTCGCGATCGCAATACCGGTCTGTGGCAGGGCGTTGAATTGCAGGCGCATGGCGAAGTCCGCATACTCGATCCGCATGTCGTGACCGATCTGCCGCTACCACGCACCGACAGTGCCGACATCTTCATCACCGTGCCGTTGCGTAATGACGGCACAGCCAGTCGCCGCGTCACCGTCCGGGCGGCGTTCGACGATGTGGTCGTGGAAAAGGCGATCGATCTGGCCCCGGGCGCAGGCGAAGTGCGCTTTGCCCCCACCGAGTTTGCGGCGCTGCGGGTCCGCAATCCCCGTCTCTGGTGGCCCAATGGCTATGGCGATCCGGCGCTTCACAGACTGGATCTGACGGCCAGCGTCGATGGCGCCGCGTCGGACCATCGATCGACCCGTTTCGGCATCCGCGAAGTCAGCTACGACCTCTCGCTGTTCGATGCGAAGGGCGCGCTGCGCCGCGTCAATGTGCAGACCACCAATGGCGGGCTGGCGGGCCAGAAGCTGATCGATGTCCGGCATGAAGCGATCAAGCAGAGCCCGAAGGGCTGGGCGGAATCGCTGACTGCGGCGGGCGAGGCTTCCCCCGCTGTCACCGCGCTGGGCGCTGCCGATACATTGCCCGAACCGCATCTCACCATCCGGGTCAATGGCGTGAAGATCGCGGCGCGAGGCGGCAATTGGGGCATGGACGATGCCATGAAGCGCATCTCGCGCGACCGATTGGAGCCCTATTTCCGCCTCGAAAAAGAAGCGCATATGAACATCATCCGCAACTGGATGGGTACCAATACGGAGCCGGAATTTTACGATCTGGCCGACGAATATGGCATGATGGTGCTCAATGACTTCTGGCAGTCGACCCAGAATTTCCAGGTCGAGCCGCAAGATCCGCAACTGTTCCTGGCCAATGCCCGCGACACGGTCAGTCGCTATCGCAACCATCCCTCCATCATCCTGTGGTTCGGTCGCAACGAAGGCGTGCCTTATCCGCTGCTGAACGAGAAGCTTGACGATCTGGTGTTCGAACTGGACGGCACGCGCTGGTTCACCGGCAGTTCCAACACGGTAAATCTGCAGGGTTCTGGTCCCTATAATTATCGCGCGCCCGAGGGCTATTTTACCGATCTCGCCTCCGGCTTTTCGGTCGAGACCGGCACGCCATCCCTGTCCACGCTGGAATCGGTTGCGGCGTCCGTGCCCCAGGCCGACCTCTGGCCGCTCAGTGACACGCTTGCCTATCATGACTGGCATTTCAGCGGGAATGGCGACACGAAGACCTTCATGTCGACGCTGGCGAACATGTTCGGCCCGGCAACCAGTTTCGAGGATTTCGAGCGCAAGGCGCAGATGATGAACCTCGAAACCCACAAGGCCATGTATGAGGGCTTTCTGGGCCATCTCTGGACCAAGAATAGCGGTCGGCTTCTGTGGATGACCCATCCGGCCTGGCCGTCGAACGCCTGGCAGATCCATAGCTGGGATTATGACACCCATGGCGCCTATTATGGGGCGAAGAAGGCGGTCGAGCCGGTTCACGTCCAGCTCAACCTGCCGGGCAATGAACTGATCGCGCTCAACACCACGCGCAATGCACTGCCCGGCCTCACCGCCAGCGTGAAGGTGGTCAGCCTTGACAACCGCACGCTGTTCAGCCGTAGCGACCGGCTGGACCTGCCCGCCAACCAGCGTGTGGAACTGGCGGCCGTCCCGCTTGAACGGCTGTTCGCCAGCGATCCGATGCTGCTGGTGTCGCTGCGTCTGACCGACAAGGCAGGCAAATTGCTGTCGGAGAATTTCTATTGGCGCGGCAAGGATGAGGCGGCCTATCGCGCGCTCGACGGGCTGCAACAGGTGCGGCTCGGCATGCAGGTCGGCGTGCCTGCACAGGTGGATGGCGAGCAGATGCTGACCGTCACCCTGGCCAATGACGCGGCGGTGCCGGTGCTCAATGCCAAGCTGACCCTGCTCGATGCGCGGGGCACCCGCATCCTGCCGGCCTATTATAGCGACAATTATGTCGCGCTGTTGCCGGGAGAAAAGCGCAGCGTCACCATCCGTTATCCCGCCAGCCAGAGCGGTGTCCCGTCCGTCACCCTGCGCGGATGGAATGTCGTGCCGCAGAGCGTCGCCGCCGGGCAGTGA